A single Struthio camelus isolate bStrCam1 chromosome 6, bStrCam1.hap1, whole genome shotgun sequence DNA region contains:
- the ZEB2 gene encoding zinc finger E-box-binding homeobox 2 isoform X3, which translates to MRESGVDHTWHNNEILQASVDGPEEMKEDYDTMGPEATIQTTGNNGTVKNANCTSDFEEYFAKRKLEEGDGHAVSIAEYLQRSDTAIIYPEAPEELSRLGTPEANGQEENDLPPGTPDAFAQLLTCPYCDRGYKRLTSLKEHIKYRHEKNEENFSCPLCSYTFAYRTQLERHMVTHKPGTDQHQMLTQGAGNRKFKCTECGKAFKYKHHLKEHLRIHSGEKPYECPNCKKRFSHSGSYSSHISSKKCIGLISVNGRMRNNIKTGSSPNSVSSSPTNSAITQLRNKLENGKPLSMSEQTGLLKIKTEPLDFNEYKVLMASHGFSATSPFMNGGLGATSPLGVHTSAQSPMQHLGVGMEAPLLGFPAVGSNLSEVQKVLQIVDNTVSRQKMDCKAEEISKLKVYHMKDSCSQAEEQGVTSPNIPPVGLPVVSHNGATKSIIDYTLEKVNEAKACLQSLTTDSRRQLNNIKKEKLRTLIDLVTEDKMIENHNVSTPFSCQFCKESFPGPIPLHQHERYLCKMNEEIKAVLQPHENMVPNKPGVFVDKQTLLLSSVLSEKGMTSPINPYKDHMSVLKAYYAMNMEPNSDELLKISIAVGLPQEFVKEWFEQRKVYQYSSSRSPSLERTSAKVALAATNNTPTKDSLSARSPIKPVDSITSPSIAELHNSVTNCDTPLRLTKPPHFTNIKPVDKLDHSRSNTPSPLNLSSTSSKNSHSSSYTPNSFSSEELQAEPLDLSLPKQMKEPKSIIATKNKTKSNSVNLEHNSVSSSSENSDEPLNLTFIKKEFSNSNNLDKSTNPVFGMNPFSAKPLYTTLPPQSAFPPATFMPPVQTSIPGLRPYPGLDQMSFLPHMAYTYPTGAATFADMQQRRKYQRKQGFQGELLDGTPDYMSGLDDMTDSDSCLSRKKIKKTESGMYACDLCDKTFQKSSSLLRHKYEHTGKRPHQCQICKKAFKHKHHLIEHSRLHSGEKPYQCDKCGKRFSHSGSYSQHMNHRYSYCKREAEEREAAEREAREKGHLEPTELLMNRAYLQSITPQGYSDSEERESMPRDGESEKEHEKEGEDGYEKLGRQDGDEEFEEEEEESENKSMDTDPDTIRDEEETGDHSMDDSSEDGKMETKSDHEEDNMEDGM; encoded by the exons atGAGGGAAAGTGGAGTAGATCATACCTGGCACAACAATGAGATCCTGCAAGCCTCTGTAGATGGTCCAG aagaaatgaaggaagaTTATGACACTATGGGGCCTGAAGCCACAATTCAGACCACTGGAAACAATGGTACAG TTAAGAATGCAAATTGCACGTCGGACTTTGAGGAATATTTTGCCAAAAGGAAACTGGAGGAAGGAGATGGGCATGCAGTCAGCATAGCAGAGTACCTACAGCGCAGTGACACAGCCATTATTTACCCAGAAGCCCCTGAGGAACTGTCTCGCCTTGGCACTCCAGAGGCCAATGGGCAAGAAGAAAATG ACCTGCCACCTGGAACTCCAGATGCCTTCGCCCAACTGCTGACCTGCCCCTACTGCGACCGGGGCTACAAGCGCCTGACATCCCTCAAGGAGCACATCAAGTACCGCCACGAGAAGAATGAGGAGAACTTCTCGTGCCCCCTCTGTAGCTACACGTTTGCCTACCGCACCCAGCTCGAGCGGCATATGGTGACACACAAGCCAGGGACAGATCAG cacCAAATGCTGACCCAAGGAGCGGGCAATCGCAAGTTCAAATGCACTGAGTGTGGCAAGGCCTTCAAATATAAACACCATCTGAAGGAACACCTGCGAATTCACAGTG GTGAAAAACCATATGAGTGTCCAAACTGCAAGAAACGTTTCTCCCATTCTGGCTCCTACAGTTCGCACATCAGCAGCAAGAAGTGTATTGGTTTAATCTCTGTAAATGGCAGAATGAGAAACAATATCAAGACGGGTTCTTCTCCTAATTCTGTATCTTCCTCTCCTACTAATTCAGCCATTACACAGCTGAGAAACAAGCTGGAGAATGGCAAACCACTTAGTATGTCTGAACAAACAGgcttactgaaaattaaaacagaacCACTAGATTTCAATGAATATAAGGTTCTTATGGCCTCACATGGGTTTAGTGCAACTAGTCCTTTTATGAATGGTGGACTTGGAGCAACCAGCCCCTTAGGAGTTCACACTTCTGCTCAAAGTCCAATGCAGCACTTAGGTGTAGGGATGGAAGCACCACTACTTGGTTTTCCTGCAGTAGGCAGTAATTTAAGTGAGGTGCAGAAGGTCCTACAGATTGTGGACAACACGGTTTCCAGGCAGAAAATGGACTGCAAGGCTGAAGAGATCTCCAAGTTGAAGGTTTATCATATGAAGGATTCATGCTCTCAAGCAGAGGAACAAGGAGTTACCTCCCCCAATATTCCCCCCGTGGGTCTTCCAGTAGTAAGTCATAATGGTGCCACTAAAAGTATTATTGACTATACATTAGAGAAAGTCAATGAAGCCAAAGCTTGCCTCCAGAGCTTAACCACAGACTCAAGGAGGCAGCTCAATAACATTAAGAAAGAGAAGCTGCGAACCCTAATAGACCTGGTAACTGAAGATAAGATGATAGAGAACCACAATGTATCAACTCCATTTTCATGCCAGTTCTGTAAAGAAAGCTTTCCTGGTCCCATTCCGTTGCATCAGCATGAGCGTTACCTGTGTAAGATGAACGAAGAAATCAAGGCAGTCCTTCAGCCTCACGAGAACATGGTTCCCAACAAACCTGGAGTGTTTGTTGATAAGCAAACCCTCTTGCTGTCATCAGTACTTTCTGAGAAAGGAATGACTAGCCCCATCAACCCATACAAGGACCACATGTCTGTACTTAAAGCATATTATGCTATGAATATGGAACCCAACTCCGATGAACTACTGAAAATTTCCATTGCTGTTGGCCTTCCTCAGGAATTTGTGAAGGAATGGTTTGAACAAAGAAAAGTCTACCAGTATTCAAGTTCCAGGTCACCATCACTGGAAAGGACCAGTGCCAAGGTGGCGCTGGCTGCCACCAACAACACTCCCACTAAAGACTCTTTGTCAGCCAGATCTCCAATAAAGCCTGTGGACTCTATAACTTCACCATCTATAGCTGAACTCCATAACAGTGTTACTAATTGTGATACTCCTCTCAGGCTAACAAAACCTCCTCATTTTACCAATATTAAACCAGTTGATAAATTGGACCACTCTAGGAGCAATACTCCTTCTCCTTTAAATCTTTCTTCCACATCTTCTAAAAACTCCCATAGTAGTTCTTACACTCCAAACAGTTTCTCTTCTGAGGAGCTTCAGGCTGAGCCTTTGGACTTGTCTTTACCAAAACAAATGAAGGAACCCAAAAGTATTATAGccacaaagaacaaaacaaaatctaataGTGTAAATTTAGAACACAACAGTGTTTCTTCATCATCTGAAAACTCAGATGAGCCACTGAACTTGACTTTTATCAAGAAAGAGTTTTCTAATTCAAATAATCTGGATAAAAGCACTAACCCAGTATTTGGTATGAACCCATTTAGTGCCAAACCTTTATACACAACACTTCCTCCACAAAGCGCATTTCCCCCAGCCACTTTTATGCCACCAGTCCAGACCAGTATTCCTGGGCTGCGACCATACCCAGGACTAGATCAGATGAGCTTCCTACCACATATGGCCTATACTTACCCAACTGGAGCAGCTACTTTTGCTGATATGCAGCAAAGGAGAAAGTACCAGCGGAAACAAGGATTTCAG GGAGAATTGCTTGATGGCACACCAGACTACATGTCAGGCCTCGATGACATGACAGACTCTGACTCCTGTCTGTCCCGAAAGAAGATCAAGAAGACAGAAAGTGGCATGTATGCGTGTGACTTATGTGACAAGACATTCCAGAAAAGCAGTTCCCTTCTGCGACACAAATATGAGCACACAG GAAAAAGACCACATCAGTGTCAGATTTGcaagaaagcatttaaacacAAGCATCACCTGATCGAGCACTCGCGCCTGCACTCCGGGGAAAAGCCCTACCAGTGTGACAAATGTGGCAAACGCTTCTCGCACTCCGGGTCTTACTCGCAACACATGAATCACAGGTATTCCTACTGtaagagagaggcagaggagagggaagcagcCGAGAGGGAAGCCCGTGAAAAGGGTCACTTGGAACCCACCGAGCTACTGATGAATCGGGCCTATTTACAGAGCATTACCCCCCAGGGGTACTCTGactcagaggagagagagagcatgccGAGAGACGGCGAGAGCGAAAAGGAGCacgagaaggaaggagaagatgggTATGAGAAGCTAGGAAgacaggatggggatgaggagtttgaggaagaagaggaagagagtgaAAATAAAAGTATGGATACAGATCCAGACACGATAAGAGATGAAGAGGAGACTGGAGATCATTCAATGGACGATAGTTCAGAAGATGGGAAAATGGAAACCAAATCAGATCATGAAGAAGACAATATGGAAGATGGCATGTAA
- the ZEB2 gene encoding zinc finger E-box-binding homeobox 2 isoform X1 — protein sequence MKQQIMADGPRCKRRKQANPRRKHVVNYENVVETGSETDEEDKLHIAEDDSVINTLDQETSPASVPNHESSPHVSQAALPREEEEDEMRESGVDHTWHNNEILQASVDGPEEMKEDYDTMGPEATIQTTGNNGTVKNANCTSDFEEYFAKRKLEEGDGHAVSIAEYLQRSDTAIIYPEAPEELSRLGTPEANGQEENDLPPGTPDAFAQLLTCPYCDRGYKRLTSLKEHIKYRHEKNEENFSCPLCSYTFAYRTQLERHMVTHKPGTDQHQMLTQGAGNRKFKCTECGKAFKYKHHLKEHLRIHSGEKPYECPNCKKRFSHSGSYSSHISSKKCIGLISVNGRMRNNIKTGSSPNSVSSSPTNSAITQLRNKLENGKPLSMSEQTGLLKIKTEPLDFNEYKVLMASHGFSATSPFMNGGLGATSPLGVHTSAQSPMQHLGVGMEAPLLGFPAVGSNLSEVQKVLQIVDNTVSRQKMDCKAEEISKLKVYHMKDSCSQAEEQGVTSPNIPPVGLPVVSHNGATKSIIDYTLEKVNEAKACLQSLTTDSRRQLNNIKKEKLRTLIDLVTEDKMIENHNVSTPFSCQFCKESFPGPIPLHQHERYLCKMNEEIKAVLQPHENMVPNKPGVFVDKQTLLLSSVLSEKGMTSPINPYKDHMSVLKAYYAMNMEPNSDELLKISIAVGLPQEFVKEWFEQRKVYQYSSSRSPSLERTSAKVALAATNNTPTKDSLSARSPIKPVDSITSPSIAELHNSVTNCDTPLRLTKPPHFTNIKPVDKLDHSRSNTPSPLNLSSTSSKNSHSSSYTPNSFSSEELQAEPLDLSLPKQMKEPKSIIATKNKTKSNSVNLEHNSVSSSSENSDEPLNLTFIKKEFSNSNNLDKSTNPVFGMNPFSAKPLYTTLPPQSAFPPATFMPPVQTSIPGLRPYPGLDQMSFLPHMAYTYPTGAATFADMQQRRKYQRKQGFQGELLDGTPDYMSGLDDMTDSDSCLSRKKIKKTESGMYACDLCDKTFQKSSSLLRHKYEHTGKRPHQCQICKKAFKHKHHLIEHSRLHSGEKPYQCDKCGKRFSHSGSYSQHMNHRYSYCKREAEEREAAEREAREKGHLEPTELLMNRAYLQSITPQGYSDSEERESMPRDGESEKEHEKEGEDGYEKLGRQDGDEEFEEEEEESENKSMDTDPDTIRDEEETGDHSMDDSSEDGKMETKSDHEEDNMEDGM from the exons tagTGAACTATGAAAATGTAGTGGAAACGGGTTCGGAAACAGATGAGGAGGACAAGCTACACATTGCTGAAGACGACAGTGTTATCAACACGCTGGACCAGGAAACTAGCCCAGCTAGTGTGCCCAACCATGAGTCTTCCCCCCATGTGAGCCAAGCAGCATTGcccagagaggaagaggaagatgagatGAGGGAAAGTGGAGTAGATCATACCTGGCACAACAATGAGATCCTGCAAGCCTCTGTAGATGGTCCAG aagaaatgaaggaagaTTATGACACTATGGGGCCTGAAGCCACAATTCAGACCACTGGAAACAATGGTACAG TTAAGAATGCAAATTGCACGTCGGACTTTGAGGAATATTTTGCCAAAAGGAAACTGGAGGAAGGAGATGGGCATGCAGTCAGCATAGCAGAGTACCTACAGCGCAGTGACACAGCCATTATTTACCCAGAAGCCCCTGAGGAACTGTCTCGCCTTGGCACTCCAGAGGCCAATGGGCAAGAAGAAAATG ACCTGCCACCTGGAACTCCAGATGCCTTCGCCCAACTGCTGACCTGCCCCTACTGCGACCGGGGCTACAAGCGCCTGACATCCCTCAAGGAGCACATCAAGTACCGCCACGAGAAGAATGAGGAGAACTTCTCGTGCCCCCTCTGTAGCTACACGTTTGCCTACCGCACCCAGCTCGAGCGGCATATGGTGACACACAAGCCAGGGACAGATCAG cacCAAATGCTGACCCAAGGAGCGGGCAATCGCAAGTTCAAATGCACTGAGTGTGGCAAGGCCTTCAAATATAAACACCATCTGAAGGAACACCTGCGAATTCACAGTG GTGAAAAACCATATGAGTGTCCAAACTGCAAGAAACGTTTCTCCCATTCTGGCTCCTACAGTTCGCACATCAGCAGCAAGAAGTGTATTGGTTTAATCTCTGTAAATGGCAGAATGAGAAACAATATCAAGACGGGTTCTTCTCCTAATTCTGTATCTTCCTCTCCTACTAATTCAGCCATTACACAGCTGAGAAACAAGCTGGAGAATGGCAAACCACTTAGTATGTCTGAACAAACAGgcttactgaaaattaaaacagaacCACTAGATTTCAATGAATATAAGGTTCTTATGGCCTCACATGGGTTTAGTGCAACTAGTCCTTTTATGAATGGTGGACTTGGAGCAACCAGCCCCTTAGGAGTTCACACTTCTGCTCAAAGTCCAATGCAGCACTTAGGTGTAGGGATGGAAGCACCACTACTTGGTTTTCCTGCAGTAGGCAGTAATTTAAGTGAGGTGCAGAAGGTCCTACAGATTGTGGACAACACGGTTTCCAGGCAGAAAATGGACTGCAAGGCTGAAGAGATCTCCAAGTTGAAGGTTTATCATATGAAGGATTCATGCTCTCAAGCAGAGGAACAAGGAGTTACCTCCCCCAATATTCCCCCCGTGGGTCTTCCAGTAGTAAGTCATAATGGTGCCACTAAAAGTATTATTGACTATACATTAGAGAAAGTCAATGAAGCCAAAGCTTGCCTCCAGAGCTTAACCACAGACTCAAGGAGGCAGCTCAATAACATTAAGAAAGAGAAGCTGCGAACCCTAATAGACCTGGTAACTGAAGATAAGATGATAGAGAACCACAATGTATCAACTCCATTTTCATGCCAGTTCTGTAAAGAAAGCTTTCCTGGTCCCATTCCGTTGCATCAGCATGAGCGTTACCTGTGTAAGATGAACGAAGAAATCAAGGCAGTCCTTCAGCCTCACGAGAACATGGTTCCCAACAAACCTGGAGTGTTTGTTGATAAGCAAACCCTCTTGCTGTCATCAGTACTTTCTGAGAAAGGAATGACTAGCCCCATCAACCCATACAAGGACCACATGTCTGTACTTAAAGCATATTATGCTATGAATATGGAACCCAACTCCGATGAACTACTGAAAATTTCCATTGCTGTTGGCCTTCCTCAGGAATTTGTGAAGGAATGGTTTGAACAAAGAAAAGTCTACCAGTATTCAAGTTCCAGGTCACCATCACTGGAAAGGACCAGTGCCAAGGTGGCGCTGGCTGCCACCAACAACACTCCCACTAAAGACTCTTTGTCAGCCAGATCTCCAATAAAGCCTGTGGACTCTATAACTTCACCATCTATAGCTGAACTCCATAACAGTGTTACTAATTGTGATACTCCTCTCAGGCTAACAAAACCTCCTCATTTTACCAATATTAAACCAGTTGATAAATTGGACCACTCTAGGAGCAATACTCCTTCTCCTTTAAATCTTTCTTCCACATCTTCTAAAAACTCCCATAGTAGTTCTTACACTCCAAACAGTTTCTCTTCTGAGGAGCTTCAGGCTGAGCCTTTGGACTTGTCTTTACCAAAACAAATGAAGGAACCCAAAAGTATTATAGccacaaagaacaaaacaaaatctaataGTGTAAATTTAGAACACAACAGTGTTTCTTCATCATCTGAAAACTCAGATGAGCCACTGAACTTGACTTTTATCAAGAAAGAGTTTTCTAATTCAAATAATCTGGATAAAAGCACTAACCCAGTATTTGGTATGAACCCATTTAGTGCCAAACCTTTATACACAACACTTCCTCCACAAAGCGCATTTCCCCCAGCCACTTTTATGCCACCAGTCCAGACCAGTATTCCTGGGCTGCGACCATACCCAGGACTAGATCAGATGAGCTTCCTACCACATATGGCCTATACTTACCCAACTGGAGCAGCTACTTTTGCTGATATGCAGCAAAGGAGAAAGTACCAGCGGAAACAAGGATTTCAG GGAGAATTGCTTGATGGCACACCAGACTACATGTCAGGCCTCGATGACATGACAGACTCTGACTCCTGTCTGTCCCGAAAGAAGATCAAGAAGACAGAAAGTGGCATGTATGCGTGTGACTTATGTGACAAGACATTCCAGAAAAGCAGTTCCCTTCTGCGACACAAATATGAGCACACAG GAAAAAGACCACATCAGTGTCAGATTTGcaagaaagcatttaaacacAAGCATCACCTGATCGAGCACTCGCGCCTGCACTCCGGGGAAAAGCCCTACCAGTGTGACAAATGTGGCAAACGCTTCTCGCACTCCGGGTCTTACTCGCAACACATGAATCACAGGTATTCCTACTGtaagagagaggcagaggagagggaagcagcCGAGAGGGAAGCCCGTGAAAAGGGTCACTTGGAACCCACCGAGCTACTGATGAATCGGGCCTATTTACAGAGCATTACCCCCCAGGGGTACTCTGactcagaggagagagagagcatgccGAGAGACGGCGAGAGCGAAAAGGAGCacgagaaggaaggagaagatgggTATGAGAAGCTAGGAAgacaggatggggatgaggagtttgaggaagaagaggaagagagtgaAAATAAAAGTATGGATACAGATCCAGACACGATAAGAGATGAAGAGGAGACTGGAGATCATTCAATGGACGATAGTTCAGAAGATGGGAAAATGGAAACCAAATCAGATCATGAAGAAGACAATATGGAAGATGGCATGTAA
- the ZEB2 gene encoding zinc finger E-box-binding homeobox 2 isoform X2, translating into MKQQIMADGPRCKRRKQANPRRKHVVNYENVVETGSETDEEDKLHIAEDDSVINTLDQETSPASVPNHESSPHVSQAALPREEEEDEMRESGVDHTWHNNEILQASVDGPEEMKEDYDTMGPEATIQTTGNNGTDLPPGTPDAFAQLLTCPYCDRGYKRLTSLKEHIKYRHEKNEENFSCPLCSYTFAYRTQLERHMVTHKPGTDQHQMLTQGAGNRKFKCTECGKAFKYKHHLKEHLRIHSGEKPYECPNCKKRFSHSGSYSSHISSKKCIGLISVNGRMRNNIKTGSSPNSVSSSPTNSAITQLRNKLENGKPLSMSEQTGLLKIKTEPLDFNEYKVLMASHGFSATSPFMNGGLGATSPLGVHTSAQSPMQHLGVGMEAPLLGFPAVGSNLSEVQKVLQIVDNTVSRQKMDCKAEEISKLKVYHMKDSCSQAEEQGVTSPNIPPVGLPVVSHNGATKSIIDYTLEKVNEAKACLQSLTTDSRRQLNNIKKEKLRTLIDLVTEDKMIENHNVSTPFSCQFCKESFPGPIPLHQHERYLCKMNEEIKAVLQPHENMVPNKPGVFVDKQTLLLSSVLSEKGMTSPINPYKDHMSVLKAYYAMNMEPNSDELLKISIAVGLPQEFVKEWFEQRKVYQYSSSRSPSLERTSAKVALAATNNTPTKDSLSARSPIKPVDSITSPSIAELHNSVTNCDTPLRLTKPPHFTNIKPVDKLDHSRSNTPSPLNLSSTSSKNSHSSSYTPNSFSSEELQAEPLDLSLPKQMKEPKSIIATKNKTKSNSVNLEHNSVSSSSENSDEPLNLTFIKKEFSNSNNLDKSTNPVFGMNPFSAKPLYTTLPPQSAFPPATFMPPVQTSIPGLRPYPGLDQMSFLPHMAYTYPTGAATFADMQQRRKYQRKQGFQGELLDGTPDYMSGLDDMTDSDSCLSRKKIKKTESGMYACDLCDKTFQKSSSLLRHKYEHTGKRPHQCQICKKAFKHKHHLIEHSRLHSGEKPYQCDKCGKRFSHSGSYSQHMNHRYSYCKREAEEREAAEREAREKGHLEPTELLMNRAYLQSITPQGYSDSEERESMPRDGESEKEHEKEGEDGYEKLGRQDGDEEFEEEEEESENKSMDTDPDTIRDEEETGDHSMDDSSEDGKMETKSDHEEDNMEDGM; encoded by the exons tagTGAACTATGAAAATGTAGTGGAAACGGGTTCGGAAACAGATGAGGAGGACAAGCTACACATTGCTGAAGACGACAGTGTTATCAACACGCTGGACCAGGAAACTAGCCCAGCTAGTGTGCCCAACCATGAGTCTTCCCCCCATGTGAGCCAAGCAGCATTGcccagagaggaagaggaagatgagatGAGGGAAAGTGGAGTAGATCATACCTGGCACAACAATGAGATCCTGCAAGCCTCTGTAGATGGTCCAG aagaaatgaaggaagaTTATGACACTATGGGGCCTGAAGCCACAATTCAGACCACTGGAAACAATGGTACAG ACCTGCCACCTGGAACTCCAGATGCCTTCGCCCAACTGCTGACCTGCCCCTACTGCGACCGGGGCTACAAGCGCCTGACATCCCTCAAGGAGCACATCAAGTACCGCCACGAGAAGAATGAGGAGAACTTCTCGTGCCCCCTCTGTAGCTACACGTTTGCCTACCGCACCCAGCTCGAGCGGCATATGGTGACACACAAGCCAGGGACAGATCAG cacCAAATGCTGACCCAAGGAGCGGGCAATCGCAAGTTCAAATGCACTGAGTGTGGCAAGGCCTTCAAATATAAACACCATCTGAAGGAACACCTGCGAATTCACAGTG GTGAAAAACCATATGAGTGTCCAAACTGCAAGAAACGTTTCTCCCATTCTGGCTCCTACAGTTCGCACATCAGCAGCAAGAAGTGTATTGGTTTAATCTCTGTAAATGGCAGAATGAGAAACAATATCAAGACGGGTTCTTCTCCTAATTCTGTATCTTCCTCTCCTACTAATTCAGCCATTACACAGCTGAGAAACAAGCTGGAGAATGGCAAACCACTTAGTATGTCTGAACAAACAGgcttactgaaaattaaaacagaacCACTAGATTTCAATGAATATAAGGTTCTTATGGCCTCACATGGGTTTAGTGCAACTAGTCCTTTTATGAATGGTGGACTTGGAGCAACCAGCCCCTTAGGAGTTCACACTTCTGCTCAAAGTCCAATGCAGCACTTAGGTGTAGGGATGGAAGCACCACTACTTGGTTTTCCTGCAGTAGGCAGTAATTTAAGTGAGGTGCAGAAGGTCCTACAGATTGTGGACAACACGGTTTCCAGGCAGAAAATGGACTGCAAGGCTGAAGAGATCTCCAAGTTGAAGGTTTATCATATGAAGGATTCATGCTCTCAAGCAGAGGAACAAGGAGTTACCTCCCCCAATATTCCCCCCGTGGGTCTTCCAGTAGTAAGTCATAATGGTGCCACTAAAAGTATTATTGACTATACATTAGAGAAAGTCAATGAAGCCAAAGCTTGCCTCCAGAGCTTAACCACAGACTCAAGGAGGCAGCTCAATAACATTAAGAAAGAGAAGCTGCGAACCCTAATAGACCTGGTAACTGAAGATAAGATGATAGAGAACCACAATGTATCAACTCCATTTTCATGCCAGTTCTGTAAAGAAAGCTTTCCTGGTCCCATTCCGTTGCATCAGCATGAGCGTTACCTGTGTAAGATGAACGAAGAAATCAAGGCAGTCCTTCAGCCTCACGAGAACATGGTTCCCAACAAACCTGGAGTGTTTGTTGATAAGCAAACCCTCTTGCTGTCATCAGTACTTTCTGAGAAAGGAATGACTAGCCCCATCAACCCATACAAGGACCACATGTCTGTACTTAAAGCATATTATGCTATGAATATGGAACCCAACTCCGATGAACTACTGAAAATTTCCATTGCTGTTGGCCTTCCTCAGGAATTTGTGAAGGAATGGTTTGAACAAAGAAAAGTCTACCAGTATTCAAGTTCCAGGTCACCATCACTGGAAAGGACCAGTGCCAAGGTGGCGCTGGCTGCCACCAACAACACTCCCACTAAAGACTCTTTGTCAGCCAGATCTCCAATAAAGCCTGTGGACTCTATAACTTCACCATCTATAGCTGAACTCCATAACAGTGTTACTAATTGTGATACTCCTCTCAGGCTAACAAAACCTCCTCATTTTACCAATATTAAACCAGTTGATAAATTGGACCACTCTAGGAGCAATACTCCTTCTCCTTTAAATCTTTCTTCCACATCTTCTAAAAACTCCCATAGTAGTTCTTACACTCCAAACAGTTTCTCTTCTGAGGAGCTTCAGGCTGAGCCTTTGGACTTGTCTTTACCAAAACAAATGAAGGAACCCAAAAGTATTATAGccacaaagaacaaaacaaaatctaataGTGTAAATTTAGAACACAACAGTGTTTCTTCATCATCTGAAAACTCAGATGAGCCACTGAACTTGACTTTTATCAAGAAAGAGTTTTCTAATTCAAATAATCTGGATAAAAGCACTAACCCAGTATTTGGTATGAACCCATTTAGTGCCAAACCTTTATACACAACACTTCCTCCACAAAGCGCATTTCCCCCAGCCACTTTTATGCCACCAGTCCAGACCAGTATTCCTGGGCTGCGACCATACCCAGGACTAGATCAGATGAGCTTCCTACCACATATGGCCTATACTTACCCAACTGGAGCAGCTACTTTTGCTGATATGCAGCAAAGGAGAAAGTACCAGCGGAAACAAGGATTTCAG GGAGAATTGCTTGATGGCACACCAGACTACATGTCAGGCCTCGATGACATGACAGACTCTGACTCCTGTCTGTCCCGAAAGAAGATCAAGAAGACAGAAAGTGGCATGTATGCGTGTGACTTATGTGACAAGACATTCCAGAAAAGCAGTTCCCTTCTGCGACACAAATATGAGCACACAG GAAAAAGACCACATCAGTGTCAGATTTGcaagaaagcatttaaacacAAGCATCACCTGATCGAGCACTCGCGCCTGCACTCCGGGGAAAAGCCCTACCAGTGTGACAAATGTGGCAAACGCTTCTCGCACTCCGGGTCTTACTCGCAACACATGAATCACAGGTATTCCTACTGtaagagagaggcagaggagagggaagcagcCGAGAGGGAAGCCCGTGAAAAGGGTCACTTGGAACCCACCGAGCTACTGATGAATCGGGCCTATTTACAGAGCATTACCCCCCAGGGGTACTCTGactcagaggagagagagagcatgccGAGAGACGGCGAGAGCGAAAAGGAGCacgagaaggaaggagaagatgggTATGAGAAGCTAGGAAgacaggatggggatgaggagtttgaggaagaagaggaagagagtgaAAATAAAAGTATGGATACAGATCCAGACACGATAAGAGATGAAGAGGAGACTGGAGATCATTCAATGGACGATAGTTCAGAAGATGGGAAAATGGAAACCAAATCAGATCATGAAGAAGACAATATGGAAGATGGCATGTAA